Proteins found in one Salvelinus alpinus chromosome 11, SLU_Salpinus.1, whole genome shotgun sequence genomic segment:
- the LOC139534016 gene encoding podocalyxin-like, with product MKQSFVKNRMETKMRITWALLPLGFLLHCTHADPTQTPSISSTPMVHTSFPTVPSNIDTVNNTVSDPATNTTQNISATHAVTTPSLISSTGTAPASLTALSGATLSTSTSGRSSGNVVSTTMTAAGLDSTSSSGIPTQTTAQFTSSSRTPTQTTAQFTSSSRTPTQTTAQFTSSSRTPTQTTAQFTSSSRTPTQTTAQFTSSSGTPTQTTAQFTSSSRTPTQTTAQLTSSSRTPTQTTSQFTSSSGTHTQTTAQFTSSSGTHTQTTQPPTSSSGTHTQTPPHSTAVTEVDGRHIPNLTIPWSRSSSPSQQPFTSSPVGSGSGFAITTTRAQGGMVLTTTAETTTTTTTTTSPPKSFMFVMSTGNEENHERKDLEKLCRKLMSQMHDANCTLTGRENGHTTFDSVVITGKVDNAVVQQYYEEITRKPSDNMTLIAILASCGALLAMIVGFALYAAYHRKSYWKNHQQHLTEEMQTVENGYHDNPTLEVMEVQPEMQEKKVALNGDFNDSWIVPIDNLLKEDMPDEEDTHL from the exons ATGAAACAAAGTTTCGTAAAAAACAGAATGGAAACGAAAATGCGAATCACGTGGGCACTTCTTCCACTTG GTTTTCTACTTCACTGTACTCATGCTGATCCAACACAAACACCCTCTATTTCTTCAACTCCCATGGTGCACACCAGCTTCCCAACAGTCCCATCCAATATCGACACCGTGAACAACACTGTTTCTGATCCAGCCACCAACACCACACAAAATATCAGCGCCACCCATGCAGTAACCACCCCCAGTCTAATCAGTAGCACCGGGACTGCACCAGCCTCGCTTACCGCACTAAGTGGGGCCACACTGAGCACCTCTACCTCTGGGAGGTCCAGTGGTAATGTGGTGTCCACCACCATGACTGCTGCTGGACTGGACTCCACTAGCTCCTCAGGAATCCCCACCCAGACCACCGCGCAATTCACTAGCTCCTCACGAACCCCCACCCAGACCACCGCGCAATTCACTAGCTCCTCACGAACCCCCACCCAGACCACCGCGCAATTCACTAGCTCCTCACGAACCCCCACCCAGACCACCGCGCAATTCACTAGCTCCTCACGAACCCCCACCCAGACCACCGCGCAATTCACTAGCTCCTCAGGAACCCCCACCCAGACCACAGCGCAATTCACTAGCTCCTCACGAACCCCCACCCAGACCACCGCGCAACTCACTAGCTCCTCACGAACCCCCACCCAGACCACCTCGCAATTCACTAGCTCCTCAGGAACCCACACTCAGACCACCGCGCAATTCACTAGCTCCTCAGGAACCCACACTCAGACCACCCAGCCCCCCACTAGCTCCTCAGGAACCCACACTCAGACCCCCCCGCACTCCACTGCAG TCACAGAGGTGGATGGGAGACATATTCCAAACCTTACAATCCCATGGTCAAGGTCGTCCTCTCCATCCCAGCAACCTTTCACATCCAGCCCTGTGGGTTCAGGAAGCGGTTTTGCTATCACCACAACCCGTGCACAGGGAGGGATGGTGTTAACAACCACGGCTGAGACTACAACCACGACGACCACTACCACAAGTCCTCCCAAGAGCTTTATG TTTGTCATGTCCACAGGAAATGAAGAG AATCATGAGAGGAAGGACCTGGAGAAGCTGTGTCGAAAGCTGATGTCTCAGATGCATGACGCTAACTGTACTCTGACTGGGAGAGAGAACGGACACACTACCTTTGACAGCGTGGTAATTACCGGCAAAG TGGACAACGCTGTCGTCCAGCAATACTATGAGGAAATCACCAGA AAACCAAGTGACAACATGACACTGATTGCCATTTTGGCGTCCTGCGGAGCTCTGCTGGCCATGATTGTAGGCTTCGCCCTCTACGCCGCATACCACCGCAAGTCCTATTGGAAGAACCACCAA CAACACCTGACAGAGGAGATGCAGACGGTGGAGAACGGTTACCATGACAACCCCACgttggaggtgatggaggtgcaGCCGGAGATGCAGGAGAAGAAGGTGGCCCTGAACGGAGACTTCAACGACAGCTGGATTGTTCCCATCGACAACCTGCTCAAAGAGGACATGCCAGATGAGGAGGACACTCACCTGTAG